One genomic window of Halobellus limi includes the following:
- a CDS encoding thiamine pyrophosphate-requiring protein — protein MDDPGAESTGESESTAADVILRSLREYGVEYVFGNFGTDHTPLLEAAARIREDDPDSIPEFVTCPHESGALSAADGYAAVTGRPQAVFVHVDVGTQNLGAMVHNAHRGDVPVFIFAGLAPITHGDEPGARSSGIQYIQDVYDQDAVVEQYCRWTGEYRPPADPDEFVARGLELASTPRRGPSYLTATREALETTVDSTPGSHSLTDARPVGADAESVDRLASTVREADAPLVVTSKLGANQGEQSVERLRRFAEAAGAGVVEQRPTALNFPRTHDLHVGFDPKAAMARADLVVLADADVPWEPPSSRPVDDDVPIVHLDVDPEKPQYPLWDFETDLAVRADPGATLAAVADRLESRAAEPGREPWRGEHEARLRARAESLEAQYRDGLLTPEVLTDAIDDVVDESTVVLNETTTNKRTVLEHLDLERPGSYRSPYGSGLGWAPGAATGVKLATPDHTVISLVGDGSYVFGNPTASAWMAAAHDAPSLTVVYNNSRWNAVRTSTLDQHPDASAAAAGVPESRFEPTLDLSHAAHVVDAHTAVVDSVDSLGPALRAGLDAVESGTPSVLDVRVEQE, from the coding sequence ATGGACGATCCCGGAGCGGAGAGCACGGGCGAGAGCGAATCGACCGCGGCCGACGTGATACTTCGGTCGCTGCGCGAGTACGGCGTCGAGTACGTCTTCGGCAACTTCGGGACCGATCACACGCCGCTCCTGGAGGCGGCGGCGCGAATTCGGGAAGACGATCCCGATTCGATTCCGGAGTTCGTGACCTGTCCCCACGAGTCGGGGGCGCTGAGCGCGGCGGACGGCTACGCGGCGGTGACCGGCCGGCCGCAGGCGGTGTTCGTCCACGTCGACGTCGGCACGCAGAACCTCGGGGCGATGGTCCACAACGCCCACCGCGGAGACGTCCCGGTGTTCATCTTCGCCGGACTGGCCCCGATCACCCACGGCGACGAACCGGGCGCGCGCTCCAGCGGCATCCAGTACATTCAGGACGTCTACGACCAGGACGCGGTCGTCGAACAGTACTGCCGGTGGACGGGCGAGTACCGCCCGCCCGCCGACCCCGACGAGTTCGTCGCCCGGGGCCTGGAACTCGCGTCGACGCCGCGGCGGGGGCCGAGCTACCTCACGGCGACCCGCGAGGCCCTCGAAACGACCGTCGACTCGACGCCCGGTTCCCACTCCCTCACGGACGCTCGGCCAGTCGGCGCGGACGCCGAGTCGGTCGATCGGCTCGCGTCGACGGTCCGCGAGGCGGACGCCCCGCTCGTCGTGACCAGCAAGCTCGGGGCGAATCAGGGAGAGCAATCGGTCGAACGGCTCCGACGCTTCGCCGAAGCCGCGGGCGCGGGCGTCGTCGAACAACGTCCGACGGCGCTGAACTTCCCGCGGACGCACGACCTCCACGTCGGTTTCGATCCGAAGGCGGCGATGGCGCGGGCGGACCTCGTCGTCCTCGCCGACGCCGACGTCCCCTGGGAACCGCCGTCGTCGCGGCCGGTCGACGACGACGTGCCGATCGTGCACCTCGACGTCGACCCGGAGAAGCCGCAGTACCCCCTCTGGGACTTCGAGACCGACCTCGCCGTCCGGGCCGACCCCGGCGCGACCCTCGCCGCCGTCGCCGACCGGCTCGAATCGCGGGCCGCAGAGCCCGGTCGAGAGCCCTGGCGCGGCGAACACGAAGCGCGGCTCCGAGCGCGTGCCGAGTCGCTGGAGGCGCAGTACCGCGACGGGCTGCTGACGCCCGAGGTGCTGACGGACGCGATCGACGACGTCGTCGACGAGTCGACCGTCGTCCTCAACGAGACGACGACGAACAAGCGCACCGTCCTGGAGCACCTGGACCTCGAACGGCCGGGGAGCTACCGCTCGCCGTACGGCTCCGGGCTCGGCTGGGCGCCCGGCGCGGCGACGGGGGTCAAACTGGCCACACCGGACCACACCGTGATCTCGCTGGTCGGCGACGGTTCCTACGTCTTCGGCAACCCCACGGCGTCGGCGTGGATGGCGGCCGCCCACGACGCGCCGTCGCTGACGGTGGTGTACAACAACTCGCGGTGGAACGCCGTCCGGACCTCGACGCTCGATCAACACCCCGACGCGAGCGCCGCGGCGGCGGGCGTCCCCGAGAGCCGATTCGAGCCGACCCTCGACCTCTCTCACGCCGCGCACGTGGTCGACGCGCACACGGCCGTCGTCGACTCGGTCGACTCCCTCGGACCCGCGCTCCGGGCGGGCCTCGACGCGGTCGAGAGCGGCACCCCGTCCGTGTTGGACGTGCGGGTCGAACAGGAGTAG
- a CDS encoding pyridoxal-phosphate-dependent aminotransferase family protein, which yields MQQPPDTDPLNPPQRTLMGPGPSEVHPRVLRIMSAPLIGHLDSAFIEIMDEVQELLRYTFQTDNRWTIPVSGTGSASMETAFGNLVEPGDTVLVPTNGYFGDRMESMAERAGGEVVHVDAPWGEPLDPDDVAAAFDEHDPDVFGFVHAETSTGVLQPQVPELTSIAHEHDAYVIADCVTSLGGVELRVDEWGIDVAYSGGQKCLSCPPGASPLTLNDRAMEKVLSRDTDVRSWYLDLSLLEGYWGEERSYHHTAPITNVYALREALQLVAEEGLEARWERHREMATELKEGLEEMGLEMNPDDEFWLPSLNAVRVPDGVDDGKLLAELQEEHDLEIASGLGDLEGEILRIGCMGYSARTPNIQFVLSALEEALANQGYEA from the coding sequence ATGCAGCAACCACCGGATACCGATCCACTCAATCCGCCGCAACGGACGCTCATGGGCCCCGGGCCGAGCGAGGTCCACCCGCGCGTCCTCCGAATCATGAGCGCGCCGCTCATCGGCCACCTCGACTCGGCGTTCATCGAGATCATGGACGAGGTCCAGGAACTCCTCCGGTACACGTTCCAGACGGACAACCGCTGGACGATCCCGGTGAGCGGAACCGGGTCCGCGTCGATGGAGACCGCGTTCGGGAACCTCGTCGAACCGGGCGACACCGTGCTCGTGCCGACGAACGGCTACTTCGGCGACCGGATGGAGTCGATGGCGGAGCGCGCGGGCGGCGAGGTCGTCCACGTCGACGCGCCGTGGGGCGAGCCGCTCGACCCCGACGACGTGGCCGCGGCGTTCGACGAACACGACCCCGACGTGTTCGGGTTCGTCCACGCAGAGACGAGCACGGGCGTCCTCCAGCCGCAGGTGCCGGAGCTCACGAGCATCGCCCACGAGCACGACGCGTACGTGATCGCCGACTGCGTGACCTCGCTGGGCGGCGTGGAACTCCGCGTCGACGAGTGGGGGATCGACGTCGCCTACTCGGGCGGCCAGAAGTGCCTCTCCTGCCCGCCGGGCGCGAGCCCGCTCACGCTCAACGACCGGGCGATGGAGAAGGTACTGAGCCGCGACACCGACGTCCGCTCGTGGTACCTCGACCTCTCGCTGCTGGAGGGCTACTGGGGCGAGGAGCGCTCGTATCACCACACGGCCCCGATCACGAACGTCTACGCGCTGCGCGAGGCGCTCCAGTTGGTCGCCGAAGAGGGGCTGGAAGCGCGCTGGGAGCGCCACCGGGAGATGGCCACCGAACTCAAGGAGGGGCTCGAAGAGATGGGGTTGGAGATGAACCCCGACGACGAGTTCTGGCTCCCGTCTCTGAACGCGGTTCGCGTCCCCGACGGGGTCGACGACGGGAAACTCCTCGCGGAACTGCAGGAGGAACACGACCTGGAGATCGCGAGCGGTCTGGGCGATCTCGAGGGCGAGATCCTCCGGATCGGCTGTATGGGCTACTCAGCGCGGACGCCGAACATCCAGTTCGTCCTCTCCGCGCTCGAAGAGGCGCTGGCGAACCAGGGCTACGAAGCGTAG
- a CDS encoding FAD-binding and (Fe-S)-binding domain-containing protein: protein MSQKTVPEAEGAVSPASPRDEAAEYAALAADLRTEVDGAVRFDEYAQILYATDGSIYQARPAGVVEPKGVGDVRAAVAVAADHDVPVIARGTGSSLGGQAVGPGCLVLDVSTHMDDILEIRPEEKRAAVQPGVVQDHLDARLAEDGLKFAPDPASSNRATVGGGIGNNSTGAHSVRYGITDAYTERLKVVLADGSLIETREIVLDGPEWEELMARDSREAELHRTVRRLVEENAEEIDARYPDLKRNVSGYNLNKAIYENDAGDDVINLSKLFVGAESTLGVVVEAELSLVTKPEETALALYCFEDLIDALEAVPRALEHEVSAVELMDAEVFRLARESEQYARYEEPIPEGTAAALMIEFDSELVDDFEAAVAEVNERFVDAGDAFDAIEAYTQESQADLWKLRKAAIPLLMSLEGDPKPYPFIEDATVPPEELAEYTQKFMDILDDHGTSAAYFAHAGSGTLHIRPILSLKEEDGIEKMRSIADDVTDIVVEHHGAFSGEHGDGLARTEFNPKMYGEDLWTAFQDLKTAFDPDWRMNPGKVVYREDDPTDMREHLRYGASYASIEPQTKLDFSEEGGFSHLVELCNGCGTCRQQDADVMCPTYRATDDELATTRGRANMLRAAISGEIPEERLRSADFQEDVLDLCVGCKGCKSDCPTGVDMAKLKSELKHQYHEAEGSSLRSKLFGNIDAASKWGSRLAPLSNWAMEVPGSDVVMEKVFGIAPERSLPPFAEESLVEWFRRREPAVSAAEADRKVLLFPDTYTNYSYPEPGKAAVRVLEAAGVHVHIPTDLAPSGRAAYSVGLLDRAADRARTNVDAFTEYLDDGWEVVAVEPSDAVVFQDEYTDLLATEAAERVANHAYGVCEYLDVHRLVESLPVSEDALGESIAYHGHCHQHAAGKDHHAVGVLRRVGYDVDPLDSGCCGMAGSFGYEAEHYDVSKSIGELLFEKIRASEATRVVAPGGSCRSQIGDSALVSENPPHPIELLDHALGDAPR, encoded by the coding sequence ATGTCACAAAAGACCGTCCCGGAAGCGGAGGGAGCAGTCTCCCCCGCGTCGCCGAGGGACGAGGCGGCGGAGTACGCGGCGTTGGCCGCTGACCTCCGGACGGAGGTCGACGGCGCGGTGCGGTTCGACGAGTACGCCCAGATCCTCTACGCCACCGACGGCAGCATCTACCAGGCCCGCCCCGCCGGCGTCGTCGAGCCGAAAGGCGTCGGGGACGTCAGGGCAGCGGTCGCCGTCGCCGCCGACCACGACGTGCCGGTCATCGCCCGGGGGACCGGCTCCTCGCTGGGCGGGCAGGCGGTCGGCCCGGGCTGTCTCGTCCTCGACGTCTCGACGCACATGGACGACATTCTCGAAATCCGCCCGGAGGAGAAGCGGGCGGCCGTCCAGCCCGGCGTCGTTCAGGACCACCTCGACGCGCGGCTGGCCGAAGACGGGCTGAAGTTCGCGCCCGATCCGGCCTCCTCGAACCGGGCGACCGTCGGCGGCGGGATCGGCAACAACTCCACGGGCGCGCACTCGGTCAGATACGGCATCACGGACGCCTACACCGAGCGCCTGAAAGTGGTGCTCGCGGACGGCAGCCTGATCGAAACGAGAGAGATCGTCCTCGACGGTCCGGAGTGGGAGGAACTGATGGCGAGAGACTCCCGCGAGGCGGAACTGCACCGCACCGTTCGACGGCTCGTCGAGGAGAACGCCGAGGAGATCGACGCTCGCTACCCCGACCTGAAGCGCAACGTCTCGGGGTACAACCTGAACAAGGCGATCTACGAGAACGACGCCGGCGACGACGTCATCAACCTCTCGAAGCTGTTCGTCGGGGCGGAGTCGACCCTCGGCGTCGTCGTCGAGGCCGAACTGTCGCTCGTTACGAAGCCCGAAGAGACGGCGCTGGCGCTGTACTGCTTCGAGGACCTGATCGACGCGCTCGAAGCCGTGCCCAGGGCGCTCGAACACGAGGTGAGCGCGGTCGAACTGATGGACGCGGAGGTGTTCCGACTCGCCAGGGAGTCCGAGCAGTACGCCCGCTACGAGGAGCCGATTCCGGAGGGGACGGCCGCGGCGCTGATGATCGAGTTCGACTCCGAACTCGTCGACGACTTCGAGGCGGCCGTCGCCGAGGTCAACGAGCGGTTCGTCGACGCCGGGGACGCCTTCGACGCCATCGAGGCCTACACCCAGGAGTCGCAGGCGGACCTCTGGAAGCTCCGGAAGGCGGCGATTCCGCTCCTGATGAGCCTCGAAGGGGACCCGAAACCGTACCCGTTCATCGAGGACGCGACCGTCCCGCCCGAAGAGCTCGCCGAGTACACGCAGAAGTTCATGGACATCCTCGACGACCACGGGACCTCCGCGGCGTACTTCGCCCACGCCGGCAGCGGCACGCTCCACATCCGGCCGATCCTCTCGCTGAAGGAGGAGGACGGAATCGAAAAGATGCGCTCGATCGCCGACGACGTCACCGACATCGTCGTCGAACACCACGGTGCGTTCTCCGGGGAGCACGGCGACGGCCTCGCGCGGACGGAGTTCAACCCGAAGATGTACGGCGAGGACCTCTGGACGGCCTTTCAGGACCTCAAGACGGCGTTCGATCCCGACTGGCGGATGAACCCGGGGAAGGTCGTCTACCGCGAGGACGACCCGACGGACATGCGCGAGCACCTGCGCTACGGTGCATCGTACGCCTCGATCGAACCACAGACGAAACTCGACTTCTCCGAGGAGGGCGGCTTCTCCCACCTCGTCGAACTCTGCAACGGCTGCGGGACGTGTCGCCAGCAGGACGCCGACGTGATGTGTCCGACGTACCGGGCGACCGACGACGAACTGGCGACGACGCGGGGACGCGCGAACATGCTCCGGGCCGCGATAAGCGGCGAGATCCCCGAAGAGCGGCTGCGGTCCGCGGACTTCCAGGAAGACGTCCTGGACCTCTGTGTCGGCTGCAAGGGCTGTAAGTCGGACTGTCCGACCGGCGTCGATATGGCGAAGCTCAAGTCCGAACTCAAACACCAGTACCACGAGGCGGAGGGGTCGAGCCTGCGCTCGAAGCTCTTCGGCAACATCGACGCGGCGTCGAAGTGGGGCTCGCGGCTCGCGCCGCTCTCGAACTGGGCGATGGAGGTTCCCGGTTCGGACGTCGTGATGGAGAAGGTCTTCGGGATCGCCCCCGAGCGGTCGCTCCCGCCGTTCGCCGAGGAGTCGCTCGTCGAGTGGTTCCGGCGGCGCGAACCGGCCGTCTCGGCGGCGGAGGCCGACCGGAAGGTCCTCCTGTTCCCGGACACGTACACGAACTACAGCTACCCCGAGCCCGGGAAGGCCGCGGTCCGGGTCCTCGAGGCCGCGGGCGTCCACGTGCACATCCCGACGGACCTCGCTCCCAGCGGGCGGGCGGCGTACTCGGTCGGTCTCCTCGACCGCGCGGCCGACCGCGCGCGGACGAACGTCGACGCCTTCACCGAATACCTCGACGACGGCTGGGAGGTCGTCGCCGTCGAACCCAGCGACGCCGTGGTCTTCCAAGACGAGTACACGGATCTGCTGGCCACGGAGGCGGCCGAACGGGTCGCCAACCACGCCTACGGCGTCTGCGAGTACCTCGACGTTCACCGACTCGTCGAGTCGCTGCCGGTCTCGGAGGACGCCCTCGGTGAGTCGATCGCCTACCACGGCCACTGCCACCAGCACGCGGCGGGGAAAGACCACCACGCCGTCGGCGTCCTGCGCCGGGTGGGGTACGACGTCGACCCGCTCGATTCCGGCTGCTGCGGGATGGCGGGCTCCTTCGGCTACGAGGCCGAACACTACGACGTCTCGAAGTCGATCGGCGAACTCCTGTTCGAGAAGATCCGGGCGAGCGAGGCCACGCGGGTGGTCGCGCCCGGCGGCTCCTGTCGGAGCCAGATCGGCGACAGTGCGCTCGTCTCGGAGAACCCCCCGCACCCGATCGAACTGCTCGACCACGCACTCGGCGACGCGCCCCGCTAG
- a CDS encoding EamA family transporter codes for MVEASHLLAVGLAAGAALSSASSNLCVRRGTDSGTTKDAIFVVSVVNVAVLLPVAAVRYYPNYGLTGVSFVSFAVAGILGTLIGRALNFVSIEKIGASRTAPIVASWALISTVLGVVFLGETLSIVHGVGIVLVVVGVAVIAWLTSNHNPEGLSRRELLVGLLVPFGAAVAVGWEPIFANVGFAEGTPPLVGLAVKSVAATLGFGLYLRWDDDLPGRSVLRGTNARWFVLAGLLNTAFLLGYYVALSIAPVNVVSPIVVTNTLFVVVLAALIMTERLERVTWGLFTAAGVVVAGVLLITAFG; via the coding sequence ATGGTCGAGGCGTCACATCTACTCGCGGTCGGGCTAGCCGCCGGCGCCGCCCTGTCCTCGGCCTCCTCGAACCTGTGCGTCAGGCGCGGTACCGACAGCGGCACGACCAAGGACGCCATCTTCGTGGTCTCTGTCGTCAACGTCGCCGTCCTGCTCCCGGTCGCGGCCGTCAGATACTATCCGAACTACGGTCTGACGGGAGTCTCGTTCGTCTCGTTCGCCGTCGCCGGCATCCTCGGGACGCTGATCGGTCGGGCGTTGAACTTCGTCAGTATCGAAAAGATCGGCGCCAGTCGGACAGCCCCGATCGTCGCCTCGTGGGCGCTCATCTCGACCGTCCTCGGCGTCGTCTTCCTCGGCGAGACGCTCTCTATCGTCCACGGCGTCGGGATCGTCCTCGTCGTCGTCGGCGTCGCCGTCATCGCGTGGCTGACGAGCAACCACAACCCCGAGGGCCTCTCGCGGCGCGAACTGCTCGTCGGTCTCCTGGTCCCGTTCGGCGCCGCGGTCGCCGTCGGCTGGGAACCGATCTTCGCGAACGTCGGCTTCGCCGAGGGAACGCCGCCGCTCGTCGGCCTCGCCGTGAAGTCGGTCGCCGCGACCCTCGGGTTCGGCCTGTACCTCCGGTGGGACGACGACCTCCCCGGCCGATCAGTGCTCCGCGGGACGAACGCGCGGTGGTTCGTGCTGGCCGGCCTCCTGAACACGGCGTTTCTGCTCGGGTACTACGTCGCGCTCTCGATCGCACCGGTCAACGTCGTGAGTCCGATCGTCGTGACGAACACGCTGTTCGTCGTCGTCCTCGCGGCGTTGATTATGACCGAACGGCTGGAGCGCGTCACGTGGGGGCTCTTCACCGCCGCCGGGGTCGTCGTCGCGGGCGTGTTGCTCATCACCGCCTTCGGGTGA
- a CDS encoding IclR family transcriptional regulator: MTAPANHPIKSLEKTVEIIDLLKRRRSAHLGEVAEELDLNKSTVHNHLSTLREHEYVVKDGEEYRLSLQFLHIGGVLRNEIDLYEAAKPKLDRLAEDTGALVTLATHERGLGTVLYRAKGADAVEIDTHVGSQLTLHNSALGKAILGHLPRSRVEEIVDERGLPAATESTITDEAELYDELDEVRERGWAFDDEENWRGLRCVGAPILTDEGVVKGAISISVPKSQLATDGDRQGYVDEIKSTANLIELRLAYA; the protein is encoded by the coding sequence ATGACCGCCCCCGCGAACCACCCGATCAAATCCCTGGAGAAGACGGTCGAGATCATCGACCTCCTCAAACGGCGTCGGTCGGCGCACCTCGGGGAGGTGGCCGAGGAACTGGACCTGAACAAGAGCACCGTCCACAACCACCTGAGTACGCTCCGAGAACACGAGTACGTGGTGAAAGACGGCGAGGAGTACCGGCTGAGTCTGCAGTTCCTCCACATCGGCGGCGTGCTCCGGAACGAGATCGACCTCTACGAGGCGGCGAAGCCCAAACTCGATCGGCTCGCCGAGGATACCGGAGCGCTCGTGACGCTGGCGACGCACGAGCGGGGCCTGGGTACCGTGCTCTACCGCGCGAAAGGAGCGGACGCCGTCGAGATCGACACGCACGTCGGCAGTCAGCTCACGCTGCACAACTCGGCGCTCGGGAAAGCGATACTCGGACACCTCCCACGGTCCCGCGTCGAGGAGATCGTCGACGAACGGGGGCTGCCGGCGGCGACGGAGAGCACGATCACCGACGAAGCGGAACTGTACGACGAACTCGACGAGGTCCGAGAGCGCGGGTGGGCGTTCGACGACGAGGAGAACTGGCGCGGACTGCGCTGTGTGGGTGCACCCATACTCACCGACGAGGGCGTCGTGAAGGGCGCAATCAGCATCTCCGTCCCGAAGAGTCAGCTCGCGACGGACGGAGACCGACAGGGGTACGTCGACGAGATCAAGAGCACGGCGAACCTGATCGAACTCCGCCTGGCGTACGCCTGA
- the aceB gene encoding malate synthase AceB, with product MSTDRHYAREFVRTFFTSPTAVQGEDDSAKMLRSAAQLRGMQAPDVWVPDNEDATAPSMREEGIENIIEVVAEHGADFPGEIHPRVVWHREDPATRYQGFQQMLRVARSDTGAIEHIDGFVIPEVGDVDDWKKADEFFTIVEEECGLAVGSLSMSVIVESGEAELAMGDLRTEMGKPSNNLERLFLLVDGEVDYTKDMRAMTPTGELPPWPELRHNTSRGASAAGLIAVDGPYDDIRDVAGYRERMEDNRAKGMTGIWSLTPGQVVEANKAPLPPESGRWLLEVGGEEVALDADGDEQVYDGDEVGLDVVGDGEYALRVGGDERVLDEDELEERLLDMTAYVPSLDDIVDSMEEFEAAKEAGRGAIAMTQATTLVIDGVSVDVSKDRMWDEATYQAAQTPITLFQDVYEHRPDQHEDLEETYGADVVERATTVGN from the coding sequence ATGAGTACAGATCGACACTACGCCCGCGAGTTCGTGCGGACGTTCTTCACGTCGCCGACGGCCGTGCAGGGCGAAGACGACTCCGCGAAGATGCTCCGGAGCGCGGCGCAGTTGCGGGGGATGCAGGCCCCGGACGTCTGGGTGCCGGACAACGAGGACGCCACCGCGCCGTCGATGCGCGAGGAGGGGATCGAGAACATCATCGAGGTCGTCGCCGAGCACGGCGCGGACTTCCCGGGCGAGATCCACCCGCGCGTCGTCTGGCACCGCGAGGATCCGGCGACCCGCTACCAGGGGTTCCAACAGATGTTGCGGGTCGCGCGCTCCGATACGGGCGCGATCGAGCATATCGACGGGTTCGTCATTCCCGAGGTCGGCGACGTCGACGACTGGAAGAAGGCCGACGAGTTCTTCACCATCGTCGAAGAGGAGTGCGGACTCGCGGTGGGAAGCCTCTCGATGTCCGTGATCGTCGAGTCCGGCGAGGCCGAACTGGCGATGGGCGACCTCCGCACGGAGATGGGCAAGCCCTCGAACAACCTCGAACGGCTGTTCCTGCTCGTCGACGGCGAGGTCGACTACACCAAGGACATGCGCGCGATGACGCCGACGGGTGAGCTGCCGCCGTGGCCCGAACTCCGGCACAACACCTCCCGCGGGGCCAGCGCCGCGGGGCTGATCGCGGTCGACGGCCCCTACGACGACATCCGCGACGTCGCGGGCTACCGCGAGCGGATGGAGGACAACCGCGCGAAGGGGATGACCGGAATCTGGTCGCTGACGCCCGGCCAGGTCGTCGAGGCGAACAAGGCGCCGCTCCCCCCCGAGAGCGGCCGGTGGCTGCTGGAGGTCGGCGGGGAGGAAGTCGCCCTCGACGCCGACGGCGACGAGCAGGTCTACGACGGCGACGAGGTGGGCCTCGACGTGGTCGGCGACGGCGAGTACGCCCTCCGCGTCGGCGGCGACGAGCGCGTCCTCGACGAGGACGAACTGGAGGAGAGACTGCTGGATATGACCGCCTACGTCCCGAGCCTGGACGACATCGTCGACTCGATGGAGGAGTTCGAGGCGGCCAAGGAGGCCGGCCGCGGCGCCATCGCGATGACGCAGGCGACGACGCTCGTGATCGACGGCGTCAGCGTCGACGTCAGCAAGGATCGGATGTGGGACGAGGCGACGTATCAGGCCGCCCAGACCCCGATCACGCTGTTTCAGGACGTCTACGAACACCGTCCCGACCAGCACGAAGACCTCGAAGAGACGTACGGCGCGGACGTCGTCGAACGGGCGACCACAGTCGGGAACTGA
- a CDS encoding malate dehydrogenase: protein MHVGIIGGASTIGSTLAYGLVCDDPHNSVTLFEAALDAAWGHATDLRHASYHLAGGPRSAAEAAPGEVTYAPTEDIGEYDLDAVVVTARVPPSADDTQRGSRGARTRELDANLPLIDGIADSLDAIDPVPTVVVTNPVDRIVYRLWSRLGWPRSKVMGFSLAETARVADAIARRHGVHPTRVSCPTMGEHGERVVPVFSRATVAGEAVPFTPAERDEIVDEVLEIPFEIAEKRGIADSSRWVSGAGLLRVLRGLSSPGATDPLCLSVPLDGEYGFTDACLSVPVTLAEGGIDRTIEWDLDEWESARLREAYDAVREDVRRFED from the coding sequence ATGCACGTCGGTATCATCGGCGGCGCGAGCACGATCGGATCGACGCTGGCCTACGGCCTCGTCTGTGACGACCCGCACAACTCCGTTACGCTGTTCGAGGCGGCGCTGGACGCCGCGTGGGGCCACGCGACTGATCTGCGGCACGCGAGCTACCACCTGGCCGGCGGGCCGCGCTCGGCGGCGGAAGCCGCCCCCGGCGAGGTGACGTACGCCCCCACGGAGGATATCGGCGAGTACGACCTCGACGCCGTCGTCGTCACCGCTCGGGTTCCGCCGAGCGCGGACGACACTCAGCGGGGCTCGCGCGGCGCGCGAACTCGGGAACTGGACGCCAACCTCCCGCTCATCGACGGCATCGCGGACTCCCTCGACGCGATCGATCCGGTGCCGACCGTCGTCGTGACCAACCCCGTCGACCGCATCGTCTACCGGCTCTGGAGCCGGCTCGGCTGGCCCCGATCGAAGGTGATGGGGTTCTCCCTCGCCGAGACCGCCCGCGTCGCCGACGCCATCGCCCGGCGCCACGGTGTCCACCCGACGCGCGTCTCGTGCCCGACGATGGGCGAACACGGCGAGCGCGTGGTCCCGGTGTTCTCCCGGGCGACGGTCGCGGGGGAGGCGGTCCCGTTCACCCCGGCGGAACGCGACGAGATCGTCGACGAAGTTCTGGAGATCCCGTTCGAGATCGCCGAAAAGCGCGGGATCGCGGACTCCTCGCGCTGGGTGTCGGGTGCGGGATTGCTCCGGGTGCTCCGAGGGCTCTCCTCGCCGGGGGCCACCGACCCGCTCTGTCTCTCCGTGCCGCTCGACGGCGAGTACGGGTTCACCGACGCGTGTCTGAGCGTTCCCGTGACCCTGGCCGAGGGCGGAATCGATCGGACGATCGAGTGGGACCTCGACGAGTGGGAGTCGGCGCGTCTCCGCGAGGCGTACGACGCCGTCCGCGAGGACGTCCGCCGGTTCGAGGATTGA
- a CDS encoding amidohydrolase family protein, translated as MGRFVIDTHVHGQRVAVNFENREEKPDYATLSKLMWQAEDADQADDDAEIVTYRNTDRLLYDMDLYGVDMVCLQPGFGFSDRLHGKMVEEHPDKFVAFAHPYETNRKAVAGEEEWDIDRACEEMDERLSQDGFVGIGEMLPFDPTITERAERIPWEERHDQLRKIYDVAAKHDVPVRWHPGSVNGGYERDPGTLLPDRRDIKYAIDLHLEYPEVPIIIDHGGVQGNWRKNVEESCNVAATYDNVYIEIGNYWSDLIKRPMNDPNIGPEQLIWGTDWGASWIATNNPANRSTGEYDYPPQRWTQIKSRGLQAHQADAWGTSMRQIDKYAREVDLPADDLNLIMGGNVCRLLDIDPPHKRLFPEYI; from the coding sequence ATGGGAAGATTCGTTATCGATACCCACGTTCACGGCCAGCGGGTCGCCGTGAACTTCGAGAACAGAGAGGAGAAACCGGACTACGCCACGCTCAGTAAACTGATGTGGCAGGCCGAGGACGCCGACCAGGCGGACGACGACGCCGAGATCGTCACCTACCGCAACACGGACCGGCTCCTGTACGATATGGACCTCTACGGCGTCGACATGGTCTGTCTCCAGCCCGGGTTCGGGTTCAGCGACCGGCTCCACGGGAAGATGGTCGAGGAGCACCCCGACAAGTTCGTCGCGTTCGCGCACCCCTACGAGACGAACCGGAAGGCGGTCGCCGGCGAGGAGGAGTGGGACATCGACCGCGCCTGCGAGGAGATGGACGAGCGACTCAGCCAGGACGGCTTCGTCGGCATCGGCGAGATGCTGCCGTTCGACCCGACGATCACCGAGCGCGCCGAGCGGATCCCGTGGGAGGAGCGCCACGATCAACTGCGGAAGATCTACGACGTGGCCGCGAAACACGACGTGCCGGTGCGCTGGCACCCCGGTTCGGTGAACGGCGGCTACGAGCGCGACCCCGGAACGCTCCTGCCGGATCGCCGCGACATCAAGTACGCGATCGACCTGCACCTGGAGTACCCGGAAGTGCCGATCATCATCGACCACGGCGGCGTCCAGGGCAACTGGCGGAAGAACGTCGAGGAGTCCTGCAACGTCGCGGCGACGTACGACAACGTCTACATCGAGATCGGCAACTACTGGTCGGACCTGATCAAGCGGCCGATGAACGACCCGAACATCGGCCCCGAGCAGCTGATCTGGGGGACCGACTGGGGCGCGTCGTGGATCGCGACGAACAACCCGGCGAACCGGTCGACCGGCGAGTACGACTACCCGCCGCAGCGGTGGACGCAGATCAAGAGCCGCGGCCTGCAGGCCCACCAGGCCGACGCGTGGGGCACCTCGATGCGGCAGATCGACAAGTACGCCCGCGAGGTCGACCTCCCCGCGGACGACCTCAACCTCATTATGGGCGGGAACGTCTGCCGGCTGCTCGACATCGACCCGCCGCACAAGCGACTCTTCCCCGAGTACATCTGA